A segment of the Hippopotamus amphibius kiboko isolate mHipAmp2 chromosome 8, mHipAmp2.hap2, whole genome shotgun sequence genome:
CTGAGGGTGCCCTTCCTGTGCCTCACTGTTCAGCTCTAGGACTCAGTACCAAAGAAATCATCTGGCCGCTGAAAAAGGTTTATACTCAAAACTTTATCACGACAGGATTTATGAAAGTGAAAAATCAGGTATAACTTAAACGTCTAAGGTAGGAGCTGGCAGACTGGGCTGTGGGCCAGTTGCCTACAGAGTCTTCTTGGCCTGCTTTCGAGCCACACCTGCAGGTTGAGTAGCTGGACAGAGACTGTGTGGCCACAAAGCCGAAAATATTTACTAGCTCGCCCTTTACAGACAGGCGGCCGGTCACTGGTCTCAAGCAGGGAAGCTGCACGTCCTCCTGCACCAGCCACTGCAGACTTCGTAACGTGTTAGTCGCCTGTTGAAAATGGCCAGAGATGCTTTAATGACAGAAACTGTGTCACTCTTtcaagcagaaaaataaagttctatATAATCCGTGGCctcaaagtgttaaaaaaaaaatgcatagacTTAAAGGGAAAGGTGCCCAGTGTTAACAGGATTGGCTTGTGGGCGATTCAATCaattatatgtgattttttttgaaaagaatttttgtCTAGAATTAGTttatgtaaagagaaaaaagaaagcctttcAGCATTTCATAGGCGTGAAAGTCATTTTGGCTAGAAGagcagtttttggtttttgttttgttttggtgagtCCTTTTGGAATCTTTAGGTGGAGATGGCTGGAAAGCTCTTTTGAGGAGATTCCCAGGTTTCTCACCTTGACGGTAAATCAGAACGAGAGATCTGACCTCACACCTCGTTTAGCTTGAATCCTTCGCTTGTGAGGGTCACAGGCCCCTCACACTTTTGTCATAATCTGTGTGAGCTCTCGGCCAGGGCTGTGGCAGATGTGGCTTTATTCCAGGAGatgacttccctggaggtctgaGAGGGAGTGTGAACACTTGCTGTTATTCCCAGAGAAGAGAAACTGAGAAATCAGAACAGGAAGAAGCCTGGGTGGCGCAGCCGCCCCAGCCAGCGTGGGCCCAGCTCTCCGCTGACCCCAGCCACGGCGGAGAGCAGGCAGCTTGGGGGAGCCTCTGTTCCATCTGCTTTGCTGTTGGCCTGTGGCTGGGACCAGCATCCTGGGCCTGGCTACGTTTCCTGAGCAGATGGCGCTGTGCGGTACCGATGGTTGGGTCAGGGAGAGAATGCGGTACCCAGCGTCAActtctctgtgtgtttattttcagagaaaaccTACAGGAGGGGATGCCCCGCAGGAACATGGTAAGCAGTCAGGTGCCTTGTTACATCTTGGGAACGGTCTTCAAGCTGCCCGGCCCTATCCAAGTCACATGAAAGGCCGAGCAGTCCCACGTGGTTATTCCATCGGCTCGTGAGATTGGGAAAATAGAGCTTCAAGGACACAGTTACCCATCAGAATCCCAGCTGTAAAGCTGCTGCTTTTAGGCACACCTCTTAGATCCGCGTTTTCAGATCCTCCCTAACTCTCCGTTATGAGACTACTCAGATGCGTTCCAGAAGGTCACGATTAGGAGAGGGTGACGTCGGTGGCCACTGCCAGGGAGACCTTTTGCAGCAGTGGAGGCACCCCCAAGAGGgggatttgctttattttaaagcataagTTGGGGCAGACCCCTCTGGTCAGCTGGAAGtgcttttttccagtttctgcCTTTCTTGAAGTGCCACTAGATTTTCTTCCACAAAACATCACCCTGGGAGCAGAGTTGCTCACGTGGGCTTTTCCCTGCCGATGGCAGAAATTGTAGCTGCAGTTTTGTGGCTTCTGTTCTGGGCTGAAGAGCGTGGCCCTGAGCTGGCTGTGGGTTGGATGCATCACCCCAAGAACAGTCCCTGCCCCTCTGTCTTCTCTGGCCCAGGGGAGGGCCCTGGCCACGTCGCTTTGCAATTCTAGGAGAGGCGCTCCCTCCAGACGTTCAGATCATGCCTGTTTTCCTGACCGAAGAGGAAGCCGTCAGTCTCCGTGAGTTCCCCAGGGAGCCCACGACCAGGTAAGGGAGCTCACAGGGGCCCCTCTTAACCCGTGCGCCGGGCACTCCCTCCCACAGGTCTGTCCTGGTGCATCCcatcctcccatgactccttctcCACTCTCTGCCTTGGCAGGGGTGTCTGGAGCTTCAGCATAGAGATCAGGGCACATGGCAGAGCGAGATGAGTATAGATTTCAAATCCCAGATCTGCTGCttgtcagctgtgtgaccttgggcaagtccatTCCCTGCCTGAGCCTCTACATCATGGGTTCATCGTGAAAATTGGGAATAGTGTATGTGCGGCACCCAGTACAGGGCCCGACTGATAGCCGACCTCCAGACATGGGTGCCTGATTCAGTGGGCTCTTCCGTCTGCAGTAGGTGATCCTGGTGTCACTGCGTGAAGCCCTGAGGGGCAGGTGTTGCCCTATGTTTACACCTGTGCTCTGACCATGACCGCTTAGGCTCTGTGGCCTCAGCGCCCGCTTTCCCGATGGCCGTGCTTCCCAGGAAAGCACTGCTTCTGCCCCCAGGCAGGGCCCTGCCTGTGCTCAGGTGCAGCCCTTCCTCACACCCTCCTATTCGCCAGCACGCCGGCGCCGTCAGCCAGACTTCAggagcccccagcccagcacccTCCAGAGGGTTTGAGCACATCTGCCCTGAAAGAAGATGCCCCTAGACACGTGGGCTCCATGGCTCGGATCTCGGAGACCACCCCTGAGCCCACATCTCCTGATGTCACTTGGCCAGACAGCAGCGGGGAGAACGGCCTCTGGTCTGGCTGTGATCTGGAGGGCACCGAGCCCGCCACACGACACCACACCGCCAGGGCCAAGAGGCCGGGGCCCGACTGCTCCCTGCCGAAGGAACCTGGTTTGTCCAGAAGGGGAGATGAACTGGACTTGTCTGAAGTCCACATCCCGGAAGCTCAGGACACGGGAGCGTCCTCACATTATGCTGCCTCCGATGGCGGGGGTCCTGGCTGCGGGGAACCTGTCAGTGACTCCGGTAACCCCAAAGCCAAGCCGCCCAAGGCCCGGCCTGAGGGCACAGCCATCGgaggcctcttccttccctccacccctgaGGTGTTCATGCAGAATGGAGGCCTAGAACAGCTTGGAGACCTTCCTGGTGACAGCAGCCAAGCCCCCATCCCCAGGGAAGACCACCTCCCCGGCAGGATGCGCGGGCCTTTGTCGCCGCCTGGCTTGGATTCGAGGCAGACGGGAACTGAGCTGCCTGTGGGAGCGCAAGGCGAGGAGCAGCACAGCGATGGGGTCTCCGAGGGCCGCTCAGTCCCCGGCCCGGAACGCAGCTCGGGCTCGGCAGACCCGCCAGGCGACGGCCCCTCCGCAGACAGAGCTGAGCCCGGGGCCACCCCGGCATCCTGCGCGGGGCTCCTGCGGATGAACCTCTACACCCACAGCGTCAAAGGCCTGGTGCTGTCGCTGCTGGCCGAGGAGCCGCTGCTGGGAGACGGCGCGGCCATCGAGGAGGTGGTGAGTGTGCAGACCTGCCGGCCCCGGGCGGTGCGCTCCTGCCTCCTAGGAGCCGGCACAGGGCGGGGGGGCTCCGCCATCAGCTGGGTGACCTCGTGCCAAACGTCCCTGTTTAAACAGTGGGTGTGAGTGGTGCCCACGGCCCTGTCTGTTTGTGGGGGTTGAGTGAGCGTCCGGTGCTGAGCACAGAGCCAAGTGCAAAGGCAGCCGCAGGCGCCCTTTCCATCTTCTTCCACCTCTTCAGCGCCTCCGGTTGGTCGTCCGCCCGTGGGGGTGCAGTGCAGTAAGGCAGGCGGTGACCACCCTCGGCCTCACTCCCAGGCCGGCGGCCCTAGGCTCTGTGTGGCCGGAGGCTGCGTGTATCACTGCCTGGGTGGGGTCCTCTGCAAGCCCTGGCTTTCCCTCCATCTGAAGCTCCTTCCAGAAGGCCCCGGACACCTGAAATGCTAACGGGTTCCAGAAGGCTCCTGTCAAACCCTTCCAGCCGCTTCCTCACTTTGCGTGGTAAACTGACCTTCTCTGGGGCCTGGGCCCATGCTGGATCCAGTTGCCATAGTAACAGCCTCGCTGTAGTTGGCAGGGAAGCAGCAGTGGTAAGAACAGCAGGTTGAAATTGCTGCAGGGCGAAtagtgtcctggggctgccttgtttctgttcttaaatCTATGTTATTCTAAGCCCGTCTTATTAGCATGCAGGGCCCGTGACCCTCCATAAGCGAGTGGGTCCCTTGGAGCGCAGCGATGGAGGGAAGGCGGGTCCTGCGCACAGTCTGGAGGCAGAGCCTGTGCCCCTCGTCACCTGCCTGGCTCCTCTGCCCTTTCCACAGGCCCCCCAGCACCCTCTCCGAGTGGGGGCTTCCAGCCGCCTCCTTCCCCATAGCCCTGAGCAAcgtctccatctcctcctcatCATAGCAGCTCAGGGACCCAGGGCTGTGGTTCTGCACATCCCTCTTCCAGCCAGTGCCTTGGTCTCAGAGTCTGTCCTGCTTAGCGCTGAGCTTAGATGCGGCATTTTGCAGGCCCAGTGTTTGCGTGCAGTAAAGTGGAtaccatctctctctttttacctTCCccgcaaaaagaaaaagaaaaaatagcacagGCTGCTCTGGGAGAAGGAGGCAAATTAAGATGTATTCTGGATTCACTGTAAATACTTTACATCTGCTACTTTAGCCGAGCCTTGGAACAGCTCTGGGGACATGGTAACTCCCATTTTACCCTTAAGAAAACCGTCTCTTTGAGATCAAGACCTAAGGTGCATGGTGGGTCCACAATTCCTGCCTGTTTCttgtcctccacccccacccctgccctccccccggATCTGACCTTGGCATGGTAGGTGGGAAGGTGAACGAGTAAAGGCCCTGCCTTCTGTGGCCCTCAATACGCAGACATGGTACTCAGTCTGTCACAGCCCATCCTTGTTGTCAGGACAACGACCTCCCTGGCTTTCATGGAACGTAGGGTTTGGTGTTGGGTAGGAAAGAGAATGCagttttatagaaaaagaaaactagtttCTTCTAAAAAGAGCAGGGCATAATGAACTTTGATCAGCTTGCTGGTTTGATAGTGGAGTCAGTTGATCAGATGCGTCTGTTTTATAATCGGCAGAGAGCTTTCATTGCCTTTTTGTCCCGGATCTGCACACAAAACAGTTGACCAGGTTTCCCTCCAGACCCTCTGCTGCTGTCCAGAAGCCAACCCCCTGCAGCATGGTAAACGACAGCTCAGAAGTGACCGGGAGCACAGCCCCCCTTAGGAAGGACAAGTCGCCAGGGCTCCCTGTGTCCTTTCCCATCTTGGCTTTCAGTGGATCAGCTGCCACCTTTTCTGTTTGCTGCGGGTGGGGGCGGGAGCTGGGTGAAGGACGGAGCAGCCCGGAGAGCTCGGCACTGGCTGGGGGGGAGCAGAGCCGGCTCGCGCCAGGGGGCAGCAGAGAGCCACTAGCGTTTCCTGCCCAGAACCCAGGACCATCACCTCACTGACCTCCAGCCGCAGTGATCGGATCCGTTACTCATCACTACAGTAGGACAGAGCTGTGTGTGTAGAGTAGATGAAGCCTGAGGTTGATGTGTTCGCATCAAAGACGAAAAAGCACCCCTCTCCCGTGAAACTGGTGCTTCTGGGTAAATGTGTGTTCCTGCTTCATTTCTTCTGCGTGTCTGGGGACACAGTGACATTGAGCCACTGGCTTTGCTGTGGGCTAGAAGGCGGAGGATCCAGGAACAGCCCCAGCTCCGTGTCtcctagggctgttgtgaggatcacGCGTGTGGTAGCGTGTCTCAGGGGCTGGCAAACTTTAATGTGAAGGAACACAGCAGATGTTTTCTGCTTTGTACAACTCTTCAACGCTGCTGTTGTAGTACAAAAACAACCGaaaaacaatatgtaaataaGCAGCATGGCTGTGTTCTAGTACATGGTTTATGGACACAAAAATGGGATTTGGTCCACAGGCCATGGTTTCCTGACCCCTTGTATATATGAAAGCACTTGGTTACCAGTAGAAAATTATCCATGTGTCATCTGGTGTAGCGTCTTGTGATTAACTGCGTTGATGGTTAAGTGATTTTATCCTGAGTACACGTTAGGCAGAAGATTCCGGAAGTGGCGCTCAGTGCCTACAGAGAAAGCTCAGGGTTTAGCATGGCCCATTCTGTCCCCATTGTCCCACCCCTGGGCACCCActggggatggatggatgattgcTGCAGGTTCCTGAGGTCCAGAAACTTCGGCGAGGCTGTGGTTTGACTTCATGGTGAagcttgtacacacacacacgtgcacacgcagcCTCATCCGCCTCTGTTTACCCTGCTGGCGAGGCTGCTCCAGGGATCCGGACAGGGGACGGTGTGCTTGTCTCCCTGTCCTGTTCCTATGCACCCTGGACTCAGCCCACACAGCTCGTGGCTGACGGTGTGGTGTCGGTCACGTGTGCTATCCAGTTACCCAGTGGCTGCTGACCAGGCACCAGGGAGCCAGgcttgctgctgggccctggggacacagagatgagCGCACCACATAAACCCTGGCACCAAACCTAAAGCCTTTAAGTATCCTTTCCATGACATCAGATAGAAACGCTAATTTAAGTCCAGGACACTCTGCAAGATAACACATTAGCTTCAGTGATATTCACCTCAGAACATTCTCTTTGTGTCTGTGTACCTTTCACATGCACTTGTGTTTTCACACAGCTGTTGTGGAATAGTCCAGGGATGAGTGCTCATGGCAGAGATACCACTTCttcaataatgaaaatgttcataaTCTTGACTTCAGGAAACTGCCTCCCCTCTGGGTAGCACTGTAGAGAGTACAGTATGTATATGTTACCTGACTTCAGCCACTCGGCAGCCCCGCAGTATTCCTGTTGCGCAGATGAAAAAGAAACGAGGTGCAGAAAACCCAGTAACGTGCCCCCGGTCATCAGGCCTGGAAGAGACCGAGCCAGGAGGTCCTCCATCGGGGCGCCAGCTCCTTGTGCCTTTCGCAGCCCCGGGGCAGCCCCAGGAGCCCCGTTTCACACCGAGTCCATCGGGACATGAGGGGTGTACTTGGTGGGGCCCAAAATGGAGTTCAGCTGTTCAAGAGTGACATTGTGGGGAAATAGTTCAAGGGTGAGGAACGAAGCTCACGCCGTATCATTAGGTCGCAGAGCTAGTCTCGGTCATCACTTATGGCTTGACTCCATCTTTTAAACCAACAACAAATCACCCAAAATGGGACCGTCCAGTGTTCCCAACTGTACCTGCAGGTGACATCCCCTGGGAGGTGTTTTAAAACACCCGTGTTTGGGCCTCACCTCCCGGACGGCCTTCCTCAGCTGGGTTCCTCCTCTAAGTCAGAGAGCACAGAAAACCATTTCACCCCCGCTTCTCAGTCCTTCGAGAACAGTGGCTGGTACCATTCTAGGGACAAGGGAGGGAGGTGGCCTCGCTGCAGACGGTCCCGAAGCAGGGGGTGGGCTTGTGTACGGACGACAGCCGTGGTTAGGAGATGCACCGGGGCACCGCCAGGGGTTCTGCCTGGATGGTGAGATGTCGGgccatttcttgttttttttttattcttttatttttctgctgccctctattttctggtttttctaCAAGTTTGAAATGCATTAAGACATAAGGGCAGAAGTCAGGACTTCTCTAAAAACAGGTCAAAGCACCCGTCAGAGTCCTTTTTGCTACGTCAGGCAGCCACGCAGATACCCCCTGGGTGGCTGGCTAAGGGTGGCCTGTCCCCTCCCGGTCCTGCAGTACCACGGCAGCCTGGCGTCACTCAACGGGCTGGAGGTGCACCTGAACGAGACGCTGCCCCGGGAGCAGGCGGCCCCTGTGGCCAGAGCCTACGGTTTCGCGCACTACGACCGCGTCCAGAACGTGCTGGCAGGTAAGGGGCCCCCCGGGAGGTGCTGGGGGTCGGAACCCAGGGCCCAGCTCCCAGGGGGCTTCAATTCTCTTGGCAAATACCCCTTTGTCTGTCTCTTGTGGACTGTTTCTCCAACATTTTGAGAGAAGCACAGGCCTGTTCACACATCTGTGATGAGGTCGCCTCCTGATATAGACACTCGTGTGCAGAGACCGTGTCGCCCACCGTCGGGGGCAGCGTGTGCTCCGTGGTGGGCGCAGCTGGCGGGCCCAGCGCCCCGGCCTCTGTCCCGTGGCCCCTGGGCCCGTGCACTCCTGGCCGGGGGCCTCGCTCCATCCCAGTTTATGGTCGTGGGGTTGGGGGAtgttgtgggggaggggtcccGCCACTCACGACTTGTGTCCTCTTCCGGAAGCCAACCTGCCACAGGTGGCCACGGCCCAGGACCGCCGCTTCCTCCAGGCCGTCAGCCTGATGCATTCCGACTTCGCCCAGCTGCCCGCACTCTATGAGGTGACCGTCAGGTGAGCAGGGCGTCCCCGGGTCACTCGCAGCCCTGCACCGGAGCCACCTTGGTCCCGGGCAGAGTCTCATTCGTAACAGAAGGAGGGACAGGACAGTCTGGGGAGCAGCCAGGGCCTTGCCTGCTCCGCGCCGCGGGTGCTGTCATCTGCCCTGGTGCTTCCCGTGTCCTGTATTTGCCGGGTCCCGTCCTGGGGTGCGGACTGCTTCAGACCCTGCAGGGTGCAGCAGGGAGGGGACCTGAGGCCTTCACTGTCTCGGCGCGTCCATCCGTCAcccgggagggaggaagggcctcAGAAGTGCTGTCGTCTGTCTTCTGACTTAACGAGTCCCGCGTGCTCGTGACCAAAACATCCAGACGTGCCTCAAGTAAAATGTCGGGCATATGCCCGAAGATACCCACGGTTAATGGTTTGGTGAATGTTACTCCAGGTTGTGTTgggtttggtttttattattttttgcatctAAAAGATAGATGattagaattttttattattttgatggtCTTCTAGAAAACGAGTGTACTAATGCGCTGCTTTACAAGTTGCTCTCTCACTTGGCTGCATGTCCCCACACCGGCATGCCAGCGCACCTGGACCTATGACCCATTCCTGCATCTGCAGCCTTTAACCAGCCAAATTTCTACCTTCTCTCTCTACATGCTTCCCTTATGAAACCGGTAACAGAAAAGAAGGCAAGTTAGATGGTTAGAATGGGGGGTGCCTGCTCTGCGTATATGATTCAGTTAAGTGCTTGGAATGATTTGATCGAGTGCATTCTTTTTAACCTCATTTAATGGACAAGGAAACTGGAGCACAAACAGGAGGAACGACTCGCCCCAGGGTCGCGTTCTTACTCAGACACCTGAGCCCAGGTGTCTCATCTCCAGGCATGTGCCCCTCCACACACGTTTCCAGTTCCAGGCAGGGGACAGTCtgtccaagagggaggggtgTGGGCTCTGGGCTTGGCGACTGTGCTGACCAGGTTCTAATGCCTGTCACCTGCCACACAGGAGTGCGGGCGTTTCTGCTGCCCAGCGCCACCTCCAGCCAATGTTTCTGCATCTCTTTCCGTGATAAATGCGTCTCCTCTGGCTTTAAGTCAGAGCTGCCCCACACCGGCAACCCAGACCCATCACCCACGCAGTGGCCCTGCACTATGTCACCCTCCTTGGAGCCGAGAGGGTCTTAGCGTTGGGATACGTAGCTCATTTGAATAACAGTAATAGGAACAACAGCCTCCATCTCTTAACCACTCCCCGCGGGCTAAGCAACTTGTATATGTTCCTACTCATTGACTCTCTTCATAAAACCTCAGTGAGGAAATTGAGTGTTGTCATGTCCATTTTGCCGATGAGAAAGCTGAGATTCAGCAAGGTTGAGCAACTCAGCCAAGGGCACACAGCCAGGAAATCGCTGGCGTGGGGTGAGCACCCAGGTGTGTGACTCCAGATCCACGCCTGTAACCCCAGGCCGCAGCGCCCCTCTCCCAGGCCGGAGTGACTGGGCCACGACTCGTCTTGCTGGGCCAAAGGCCAGCAGTCCTCGGGGCCTCTGGGGTCTGAGATCTGCACGGGCAGCGTCGGACTCTGGTCTCCTTTCCTCCTGCGACAGGAACGCCTCCACGGCTGTGTACGCCTGCTGCAACCCCGTCCAGGAAACCTACTTCCAGCAGCTGGCGGTGGCGGCACGGAGCTCCGGCTTCCCAAGTCCACAGGACGGCGCCTTCAGCCTCCCGGGCAAAGCCAAGCAGAAGCTGCTGAAGCACGGGGTGAACTTACTTTGAACTGTGGCAAGTTCATGACCCCAGCAGATGACTGTCACATCGAACCCCAGCAAAGGAAGCTCTACCTTGTTAAATGGAAAAgtccctctattttatttttcttggaatgttccttttttttaggAGTGTAATGATATTTGAGTGTTTGCTACTCCTTCTGCAGTCTGGGGTTGGAGGGGGTGGTTCTTTCAGTCAGCGGACCTGGGCACATGGTAAAGAACTTGATGGTGTGGGCAGCgctggggccaggctgggcaCCTTGACTCCTCACACCCAAGGGGCACAGGGCCAGCGAGTCCCCGTCACGCTGAGCCGGGGGCACCCGACACGTCTTGCTGCTGTTCCGCCCCAGCCTTAACCAGGACCACAAAAATTCAGGCTGGCGTTTTTTCTAGACCCTCGTGGTCCCTCGTCTAGAGTATCTGTCCAGCCCTGCCTGCCGGGGGCCGGTCTGAGGTGTGGCTGCACAGCCGGGAGGCGGATTTGTCAGCAAGCCCAGAGCTCCCGCTTCTCAGGTTGCCTTCAGAGCCGTCCTCCTGGGAGGCCGGGACGCGCAG
Coding sequences within it:
- the HPS4 gene encoding BLOC-3 complex member HPS4, whose translation is MATSASTETKSASWWNYFFLYDGSKVKGEGDPTRAGICYFYPPQTLLDQQELLCGQIAGVVHCVSDISGSPPTLVRLRNLKFAIKVDGDYLWVLGCAMELPDVSCKQLLDQLIGFFNFYNGPVSLAYKSCSREELSTEWGVFIDQILRNTGDLHKIFNSLWNLDQTKVEPLLLLKAALILQSCQRSPHVLAGCILYEGLIVSTQLPPSVTAKVLLHRAARRDQRKPTGGDAPQEHGEALPPDVQIMPVFLTEEEAVSLREFPREPTTSTPAPSARLQEPPAQHPPEGLSTSALKEDAPRHVGSMARISETTPEPTSPDVTWPDSSGENGLWSGCDLEGTEPATRHHTARAKRPGPDCSLPKEPGLSRRGDELDLSEVHIPEAQDTGASSHYAASDGGGPGCGEPVSDSGNPKAKPPKARPEGTAIGGLFLPSTPEVFMQNGGLEQLGDLPGDSSQAPIPREDHLPGRMRGPLSPPGLDSRQTGTELPVGAQGEEQHSDGVSEGRSVPGPERSSGSADPPGDGPSADRAEPGATPASCAGLLRMNLYTHSVKGLVLSLLAEEPLLGDGAAIEEVYHGSLASLNGLEVHLNETLPREQAAPVARAYGFAHYDRVQNVLAANLPQVATAQDRRFLQAVSLMHSDFAQLPALYEVTVRNASTAVYACCNPVQETYFQQLAVAARSSGFPSPQDGAFSLPGKAKQKLLKHGVNLL